One stretch of Bradyrhizobium canariense DNA includes these proteins:
- a CDS encoding SDR family NAD(P)-dependent oxidoreductase yields the protein MTALSGKIALVTGASRGIGKAIAQRLARDGATVAIHYHAAAEAANAVIDDIIAAGGSAFALQANLAERGGATALAGKFKAELTERYGRAEFDILVNNAGVGGRATIEDITEDDFERMLQINLKSPFFLIKALLPHLRAGGRIINISSMGTRAAYPDMAAYAPAKAGLEVLSRLLAVHLGRRGITVNAVMPGATATDMNVNARDPVASQAMAKTIALGRVGRPMDIAKVVAFLASDDGGWVTGQQIDASGGQRL from the coding sequence GTGACAGCGCTGTCGGGCAAGATCGCGCTCGTCACCGGCGCCAGCCGCGGCATCGGCAAGGCGATCGCGCAGCGGCTCGCACGCGACGGCGCCACCGTCGCCATCCATTATCATGCCGCTGCGGAAGCCGCGAATGCCGTCATCGACGATATCATCGCGGCCGGCGGTTCGGCGTTCGCGCTACAAGCCAATCTGGCCGAACGCGGCGGCGCCACCGCACTCGCCGGAAAATTCAAGGCGGAACTGACGGAGCGATATGGCAGGGCCGAGTTCGACATCCTCGTCAACAATGCCGGGGTCGGCGGGCGCGCGACCATCGAGGACATCACGGAAGACGATTTCGAACGGATGCTGCAGATCAATCTCAAATCGCCGTTCTTCCTGATCAAGGCGCTGTTGCCGCATCTGCGCGCGGGCGGACGCATCATCAACATCTCGTCGATGGGAACGCGAGCTGCTTATCCGGATATGGCGGCCTATGCGCCGGCGAAGGCGGGACTGGAAGTGCTGAGCCGGCTGTTGGCTGTCCATCTCGGCCGTCGCGGCATCACCGTGAATGCGGTGATGCCCGGCGCGACCGCGACCGACATGAACGTCAATGCGCGCGATCCCGTCGCAAGTCAGGCGATGGCGAAGACGATCGCGCTTGGTCGCGTCGGGCGGCCGATGGACATCGCCAAGGTGGTGGCGTTCCTGGCGTCGGATGACGGTGGATGGGTCACCGGCCAGCAGATCGATGCCAGCGGCGGTCAGCGCTTGTAG
- a CDS encoding Lrp/AsnC family transcriptional regulator, whose protein sequence is MLNELDRKILAILQVDSSVSMQEIAERVGLSSTPCWRRIQKLESMGYIKRRVALLDAEKLNLGVSVFIAVKTNQHNAEWVQKFRKIVVGFPEVVDFYRLSGDVDYLIRAVVSDIRAYDDLYQRLIAKIDLHDVSSMFTMEQIKSTTELPLMNA, encoded by the coding sequence ATGCTCAATGAACTCGATCGCAAAATCCTCGCGATTCTGCAGGTGGATAGCAGTGTGTCGATGCAGGAGATCGCCGAGCGGGTCGGGTTGAGCTCGACACCCTGCTGGCGCCGGATCCAGAAGCTTGAAAGCATGGGCTATATCAAGCGCCGGGTTGCCCTGTTGGACGCGGAAAAACTCAACCTCGGCGTCAGCGTCTTCATCGCGGTCAAAACCAACCAGCATAATGCCGAATGGGTGCAGAAATTCCGCAAGATCGTTGTCGGTTTTCCCGAGGTGGTCGATTTCTATCGTCTCAGCGGCGACGTCGATTATCTGATCCGCGCGGTGGTGTCCGATATCCGCGCCTATGACGACCTGTACCAGCGCCTGATCGCCAAGATCGACCTGCACGACGTATCATCGATGTTTACGATGGAGCAGATCAAATCGACCACTGAGTTGCCCCTCATGAATGCGTAG